The genomic region gaggattagATTTATGCTGTTAGTAACTATGAAAACATGTCATCAGTCTGTGAAAAGAGTCCACTGTAAATATATAGTCTACTAATTTGAGGTAATTAGTTAATATCTGAAACACATAACCTCAGATATGTTTGGCAAAATGAACTACTAACTAAAGGAGATAGTAAGGATGGAAGACATAAGTACTAATGAActagtaattaaaatataaaaaacatacttttaaatCCAGTTTTCAGTATACTACTGGATACTCATCATTTTTAAGGAAGACGAGATAAACGACTAGAAATACTACTTGTCCCTATGAGACCTTGAGTGAAGGAGGGAGGGGGAAAAGTGTAAGTGCGCCGTCTAGTGGTAGTGCAAGgttgtgttcagcagaaatgGGAAAGCATGCGAAACGCAAATGTTGACCAAACTTTAGAGGAGAAACTTACGGTAAAAGACGTACTCAGTGTAACTTGACCATATCTTGTCGTCAGTATGCTGGCTGACGAACGAGGCCGTCACTGACGAGTTACAGGCGACCATCTGGAAGCCGCACTCCGAGAGCATGTCGAAAGAGCGCTCCAGGTGCTTGAACTTGAGGTAAAAGCGGGATGTGTATCTGTCAGGGGTCCTGTCTGGGTCCCTGCTCTCGTTCAAGGTCTCGCCAAAAACTTCTTTGGCCAGCGCAATCCTCCCACAAATCATAATCCGCGGCACCCTCCGGAATTTGGCGTCGCTTTGACTCTCCCTGCCCATCGTACAAGACCCGCGATATCCGACTGTGATGAACCCGCTTTTTCTGTCGGCGGGAACGAGCGACGGTGGAGGGCACATCCGCTGATCGCTTCCTTGAGAGCCGTCCTCGTAATCGCTGTGGATGTATTCATCGGGACTGGGCTTCAAGTCGTCCGGGGTTAAGAGTTTAACCAAGTCTGGCAATTGAAAGTACTCCGCTTCTTTCCTCAGCCGTCCCTtctcagggaagtggtcagggaggACAACTTGCTTGTCTCTGAGGTAGTCTAACACATATCTGAACAAAAACCCATCCCGGTCGATGAAGTAACGACCTTTGGGGTCCCTGGCCAGATCATTCGATGCGTTATTTTTAGGAGAGAATATCTTCCCCAAAAGGGAGCCGGGGTTGCTGATTAACGTGGCGTGACGGGTATAATACACTTGCCCCCCGACGTTTAGTTCAATAACGTCTGGAAAACTGCTGTCTTTAGCTCTAGAGTTTCCACTTAACGCCATTGTTTCGGTCATGggtgccaaaaataaataaataaaaatatccgtATTCGAAAAGTTCGCTCTACAGCTTCGGGAATGATTTAGAAGATACCGACGATGGACCATGCACATTAAATGGCAATAAAAATAGCATTTCAAGCAACTAATTGGAGCAGGTACCTTGcagttactttatttaaaaaagaaaatgcatcttCTCCGCAGATGAAACAAATCGAAAAAGAGGGAAAATGAACGACGATGAATCCGAGGAGGAACTACGCGCCCGCACCAGAGAGTCGCACCGCGTGAACGAGTCTGGGTTGTTTAGGAGCGGATGAACACGGCTGCTTATTCACGCGCCTGAAAAAGCTAGTGCATTTGAGCGCAAACGGCAGACGTTGTTTAATTTCTGCAAAACACATTATAGAATAAAACCTTTTTTATCCCTGTAAGGCAGGTCCAAAGTTCCTTACAAGTCCCGCAACGGTTCGAATCCAACTTTTGAAGATCAAGTAGAAACAGACTGGATAGTTTCAAAAGAAAATAACTGAAAACTGTGCAAAGCACATTTTATAGCCAAACGGCTGTGGTGTTGATCAATAATCCCAGTTGTTACCCAGAAGAAAATCCCGTCTGTGGTCCTCTGACATAATCCAGGATTTGCGTGGTGGTGGGGTTTAGAAGTGAAGATGATGCAGCATCGCTCTCGTTGCGCGCGAACAGGGCTGTGGCGCGGGAAAATAACCGCCTCAGCTGGTGTTGCCTCAGCgcgcgaaaaaaaaaaacataataggtTATCAAAAATTACATCATCTTAAAGGAGTATGCACGCGATGCTGTGGCGTTGCTGGTACTCGTCTGTGTAATATCAATGTCAGTCAGCTGTGTTAGCTATACTTCATGCAGTCAGCATACAGATTTAGCTACAGGAAACCGACTGCCTGGAATGACATTTTGTGCGCTCGTGCGGTTAATTCAATCATTTGCCAATGACTTACTGTACTTCTAGAATAAGTGTTCTCTTGGTGTGTGAGGTTGTGTTCAGTGGGGGAATCCACAGACATTTTCAGGACCATGGACAGCGAAAACAATACCTACTGCCAGCCTCACCCTAGCTTGCTTCTCATTAATTAGGAGGGGTCCTTGGTGTGCTAGAAAGTGACGCCCTTCTTAAAATACAAAGGTCAGGAATAaagataaatttattatttttgcaaaaattatTTAGGGTGGTATTATATGATAACAGATTAaacaataatcaaaataaaaaatatattaaaaaaagcctTGTCACGCCATtgtataatgcaaaataaatgcttaaaatcTTATCTGGAatatgtttactttattttaaattgacaCTATCTTTTTTCCTGCATACTATTAGAGGATAAacctaaaaaaacattttcaattcaaTGCAAATGTGGCTGTGCTTTAACAAAGCAGCTTTAGAGAGAATATTGCCTTACAAACCCCAGTGAGCAAGAGAAAGGCAGCGACGAGAAATTTGCATGATGCAAAACTTAAAGATTAAAAAGAAACACCCCCACCCCCCATGctgattatttttcttaatttgatttttttattattattttaaaacaaatgcatgcaagtaaccctaagctaaacccaaatcctaaccctaaccatgtagtaagtacatgtagttaattaatactaCTCAGAAATTATACATATAATTACATTGTaccaaggacaccttaaaataaagttcaaCCGCATACTGTTATGTCAAAATTATTTTCATGTGATATTCTTTACCTCTATTTTCTTTATTGTAGATAAAGCTACACTTTTTGCATTTGTTATCATTTCGtttcaatattcaatattcaataaaaagaaaaaaattattctgcTCTGGTGTACCCTACTACTGTACAAAGTATGCTACttgctagatagatagatagatagatagatagatggatagatgcatagctggatagatagatagatagatagatagatagatagatagatagatagatagatagatagatagatagatagatagatagatagatggatggatggatggatggatggatggatggatacataGATAGAGGAGTGACAGTGCATTCATTTGTAACTAGGGCATGAGCTGTattcataaatgcatgcatgctttCACCTCTTGTATGCTGctccttttttaaatatactggAGTATAGCAGTTGACTGGCTTACTTTAAATAGCTCAAACTCAACTCATGGCTGGCAGATTTCCTGTTGTTATTTCATGACTGTACACTGCATCTCTGAAAGCATTGGCATTCTtaatttttaaaagcttttcttTCATTTGAAGAGTCTCTAAGGTCTTCCAGCAGGTAGCTGTTTTTATCAGACAGGCCGAATCCTCTTGTGTCTCCCTCATATGTGTCCTCAGAAGAATTGTCTTTGAAAACACAAAGCTTTATAATTTCAAGTAAACCAGGCCATATTACCCAGAAATTTGAGTAGATGTGACTGTCTAGATATACAGATGGAGACTTTGGCCTGTTGTTTTTGGCCACATTATCTCTctaatttaaatgcttttttttattcatttttcatttttatacgtTCACACCACTGGAACATTAAAGCCAGTCCAAACTCAATGTATTCTACTTTTAAAAGGCACAAATAATAGCTACAAAAACTTGGTgttcattaaacaaattaaatgttgCTTAATGAAAGAAGAAatcactttttttcttattttaggaaaGAAGACCTCTTTCGTGTTAGAGTTTAGATACCAGGACTCTTCCCTAGAGAGGCAATTATCCTGGAAGACTTCAATGTTCCCTGCACAGTATTCTTTGACTAATGTATTTACGAATGTCAGTTAAAGGTCTTCAAGGGCACCTACAACAACAAGTAATAAGTCTAATTGATGTTACATTATAATACATTGTGTTAGGGAGTAGCTAGCTATAagtaattcatttttgaggtAAACCCGTTGCGAAACccatcagaccaggtgcgagagctggCGACagtgcccaccacgagggagcaagcCGTGGACGGTGTGAGTGCGGAGTGGAGCTCCGCCCCCTGCATCGCGGCTGAGGGTGAGCAAAATATGGAGCGTCAAACTGAGGTGGAGGATCTTATAGACTCTGACTCGGTACTGGAAGTTGTACTGCTCCCTCTCACATCTCCGTCTCCACTGGTCCCATCCAGCCCTCCTTTGTCCTTGGTTTTCCTCGTCCAGCCCTGAGGGGGCTTCCAATTCTCCAATGCCTGATCCCCATgtcaagcccaggatgggctcctgatccccagagctcgctccactGCCCGCTCCTAGGTGTCCTCCTATGGCTGATTCTCCGAATTGCCCTCCCTCCCAACCGATCCTGCCTCCTCCACCGTTGTCGTCTGGCAGCCTCTCTGCTTACTTTTAGCCCACCATCATTGGGGTGCGAGCTGCACAGGACTCCCATCCTCCAGCTCCGCCGTGGTCCACCGTGGTCCACCGTGGTCCCTGTCTTCTGGCCCCCTCCAAGCCCCCCCCATTCCCCCTCCCCTCTGTTGTTCCAAGGTGCGAGGTCGCACCTTCCAGGAGTAATGTCACacccctggactcattatgttgtgttttccatTCCCCATGTtctctgtgacccagtttctgtctcccgtgtttggttaatttgattccaggtgtgtctagtttcttccccatgtgttccaaGTCCCCGTTATTTAAGTTAATCCATACACCTGTCTGCCCTTCATTATCCTGTCTTTATAAGCCTTGTCCTTTTCGTTCAGTTTTGTCAGGTCTACAAACCACATGTGTGTGTCTTCCCATGTTGATTATtccctgtgttggattaataGAGTCTTATTTCGCTTATCCTCGGCTCCATGTTGCTTGCGGGCAGCGTAGTGTGACCCATAtatcaaaaacatatttaaaatataccaactttatgttgtttttacattaatttggaGATTCAATATGAAATTATGACTATATAAATATGCAATTAATCCCCATTAATTAcagaaaatgttattattttttaatcaattgacagtgtgtgtgtgtgtgtgtgtgtgtgtgtgggtgcattcttattttattacattgctATAAGATTCAAAATTCTATGTGTATGAGTATCAAGAGTTGCAACAACTGTTGCAAACTTACatgcacacagtcacacacagagCTAAAGAGATCTGTCAGATCCTCAAGAGACAGGCTGCTGCTTCACTGGACATTAAGAGCACTAGCTAGTTTGTCCCAACTCATAAACCACTGGGTGATTTGAGGGTGAAACATCTTGCTTGATTGACATTTtgattctctttctctttctctatctctctctctctctctctctctctctctctctctctctctctctctctctctattttttttttttcagaacagatCTGGACAAATTTAGCCTGCTATTACTTGCCCACCAAtgcatcttctgcagtgaatgggtgccgtcagaacgagagtcaaaacagctgataaaaacatcacaataattcagaagtaatccacaccactccaataACTCAATTaattatgaagtgaaaagctgtttgtctgaaaaaaatacaaatccagcattaaggcTTTTAACTTTAAAGCAGTGCTTATGGTCAAGTTATTTCCTTGTTGTCCTCTCACAAAAAAATCCATGTGAGaatccgtaaaaaaaaaaaaaaaaaaaaaaatatatatatatatatatatatatatatatatatatatatatatatatatatatatatatatatatatatatatattttccagggaaaaataacagcatgcagatttggaatgacatcatTATTTACTAAGCctcatttttggtgaactctccctttaatgCACTACAGGTCCATTATCAGCTGTTGTGA from Carassius carassius chromosome 47, fCarCar2.1, whole genome shotgun sequence harbors:
- the LOC132130747 gene encoding BTB/POZ domain-containing protein KCTD16-like is translated as MCMVHRRYLLNHSRSCRANFSNTDIFIYLFLAPMTETMALSGNSRAKDSSFPDVIELNVGGQVYYTRHATLISNPGSLLGKIFSPKNNASNDLARDPKGRYFIDRDGFLFRYVLDYLRDKQVVLPDHFPEKGRLRKEAEYFQLPDLVKLLTPDDLKPSPDEYIHSDYEDGSQGSDQRMCPPPSLVPADRKSGFITVGYRGSCTMGRESQSDAKFRRVPRIMICGRIALAKEVFGETLNESRDPDRTPDRYTSRFYLKFKHLERSFDMLSECGFQMVACNSSVTASFVSQHTDDKIWSSYTEYVFYRGPSQWSSPPCDCCCKSHKGEGEGESGTSFNELSTSSSESHSEASSPQGTVIRGPVSRQTHVQTLDRPPKKGPVQHLLQQQQSEQRRKSDLLRSLTASSRDTSTCKKRPVKEKLTVEEELEKCIKDFRKIKIPEQFPERKYMWQADLLRKYRL